The following are from one region of the Andrena cerasifolii isolate SP2316 chromosome 1, iyAndCera1_principal, whole genome shotgun sequence genome:
- the LOC143366093 gene encoding uncharacterized protein LOC143366093 isoform X1, which translates to MMSHKINLKLCRLCGKEKQQGTDVFADKIKGTVLMSVIKKYFSKEVINISNSDTHSKYICIDCEQKIYIFDEFCLMVANVQKQLSAPSLEINFTENMLCQLKENDTISKTILGKQGTRKSICPICAKSFRCQAHLNRHKRIHTGQRPFVCNICKMSFNQQEILMKHMSRHEGKKQFQCANCHQSFGYKVSLMSHMINYHMDMEKSVNNHNLQIENNSFMCSECGKHFVTKYKLQRHSRCHTGERPYCCTFCMKTFSQTGNLKVHQVKYHQIPESLAEIREQIQYNNQIVDCDVPTTLNNFNTVNMSETDLQNTLNQTINPAGQSDSCVTKMYENPLYIDDEIETILDRDLSELERNKYSTNLQDKVSLCLKQPETPELLHSLLYDDE; encoded by the exons ATGATGTCacataaaataaacttaaaattATGTCGTCTCTGTGGTAAAGAGAAACAACAAGGCACAGATGTATTTGCAGATAAGATTAAAGGGACCGTGTTAATGTCagttataaagaaatatttctccaaGGAG GTGATAAATATATCAAATTCTGATACACAttctaaatatatttgtattgaTTGTGAACAAAAGATTTATATATTTGATGAGTTTTGCTTAATGGTAGCAAATGTACAAAAGCAGCTTAGTGCTCCATCATTGGAAATCAACTTTACAGAA AATATGTTATGCCAGTTGAAAGAAAACGATACAATATCAAAAACTATATTAGGCAAGCAAGGAACAAGAAAAAGTATATGCCCAATATGTGCTAAGAGCTTTAGATGTCAGGCACACTTAAATAGGCATAAACGTATTCATACTGGACAACGACCTTTTGTTTGTAAT ATTTGTAAAATGTCGTTTAATCAAcaagaaatattgatgaagCATATGTCCAGACACGAAGGGAAGAAACAATTTCAATGTGCAAATTGTCATCAATCATTTGGTTATAAAGTATCATTAATGTCTCACATGATAAATTATCACATGGATATGGAGAAGTCTGTTAATAATCACAATTTACAAATAGAAAATAACTCATTTATGTGTTCAGAATGCGGTAagcattttgtaacaaaatacaaattacaaagGCATTCAAGGTGTCATACTGGGGAACGACCTTACTGTTGTACTTTTTGTATGAAAACATTTTCACAAACTGGTAATTTAAAAGTACATCAAGTGAAGTATCATCAAATACCTGAATCTTTGGCTGAAATACGAGAGCAGATACAATATAATAATCAGATAGTTGATTGCGATGTACCTACAACATTAAACAACTTTAATACAGTCAATATGTCAGAGACTGATCTACAAAATACTCTGAACCAAACTATAAATCCTGCAGGACAGAGTGACTCGTGTGTCACAAAGATGTATGAAAATCCTTTATACATTGATGATGAAATTGAGACGATTCTGGACCGTGATCTTAGCGAATTGGAGCGGAATAAATACTCCACAAATTTACAAGACAAAGTATCTCTGTGTTTGAAACAACCAGAAACACCTGAATTATTGCATAGTTTATTGTACGATgatgaataa
- the LOC143366093 gene encoding uncharacterized protein LOC143366093 isoform X2, whose translation MMSHKINLKLCRLCGKEKQQGTDVFADKIKGTVLMSVIKKYFSKEVINISNSDTHSKYICIDCEQKIYIFDEFCLMVANVQKQLSAPSLEINFTENMLCQLKENDTISKTILGKQGTRKSICPICAKSFRCQAHLNRHKRIHTGQRPFVCNVHL comes from the exons ATGATGTCacataaaataaacttaaaattATGTCGTCTCTGTGGTAAAGAGAAACAACAAGGCACAGATGTATTTGCAGATAAGATTAAAGGGACCGTGTTAATGTCagttataaagaaatatttctccaaGGAG GTGATAAATATATCAAATTCTGATACACAttctaaatatatttgtattgaTTGTGAACAAAAGATTTATATATTTGATGAGTTTTGCTTAATGGTAGCAAATGTACAAAAGCAGCTTAGTGCTCCATCATTGGAAATCAACTTTACAGAA AATATGTTATGCCAGTTGAAAGAAAACGATACAATATCAAAAACTATATTAGGCAAGCAAGGAACAAGAAAAAGTATATGCCCAATATGTGCTAAGAGCTTTAGATGTCAGGCACACTTAAATAGGCATAAACGTATTCATACTGGACAACGACCTTTTGTTTGTAATGTTC ATTTGTAA